One genomic window of Spiroplasma endosymbiont of Diplazon laetatorius includes the following:
- the udk gene encoding uridine kinase produces the protein MMEKVTIIIIAGGSASGKTTVAHTIANEIFINKPVTHLSMDSYYKDFSDLTFEEKQSLNFDHPSSLDIKLLCKHLDDLKEFKSIEVPIYDFKTHSQIGEFTTVEPSNVVILDGILSLHVEEIRKRGDIKLFIRTDDDIRFIRRLMRDVNERGRKLDDVVNQYLNTVKPMYKFFVEPSIDYADLIIPYYEGNSIAIDMVAAKISSLLKK, from the coding sequence ATTATGGAAAAAGTTACAATAATTATCATTGCTGGGGGTAGTGCAAGTGGTAAAACAACTGTTGCTCACACAATTGCTAATGAAATTTTTATAAATAAGCCAGTAACTCACTTATCAATGGATAGTTATTATAAAGATTTTAGTGATCTTACTTTTGAAGAAAAACAATCATTAAATTTTGACCACCCAAGTTCGTTAGATATTAAGCTTCTTTGTAAACACTTAGATGATTTAAAAGAATTTAAATCAATTGAGGTTCCTATTTATGATTTTAAAACTCACTCACAAATAGGTGAATTCACTACAGTAGAACCATCAAATGTAGTTATTTTAGATGGAATTCTTTCACTACATGTTGAAGAAATCAGAAAAAGAGGAGATATTAAACTGTTTATTAGAACAGATGATGATATCAGATTCATTAGAAGACTTATGAGAGACGTTAATGAAAGAGGAAGAAAACTTGATGATGTTGTAAATCAGTATTTAAACACTGTAAAACCAATGTATAAATTCTTTGTGGAACCTTCAATTGACTATGCTGATTTAATAATTCCATACTATGAAGGAAATAGTATTGCAATTGATATGGTAGCTGCCAAAATAAGCAGTTTACTTAAAAAATAA
- a CDS encoding DNA topoisomerase: MNANCLEIIQDYDKTPSKLNEVSLIEQLQKLEIGRPSTYKTAIEVNVLRGYVELEKTKAESMTVNELGLKVNSFLEKNFKSIINLDFTKDMEKDLDLIANNKIVDHKQYLKDFYLKLDNLSTNYNFDGLRCSKCQIGYILDRVSKKETKFKGCSNYPNCDFIKFNQPDYSNNKSCEICKNGYMIERSYTDKKTKKIKKFMGCSNYPSCKNTIF; encoded by the coding sequence TTGAATGCAAATTGTTTAGAAATTATTCAAGATTATGATAAAACTCCAAGTAAGTTAAATGAAGTTAGTTTAATTGAACAACTACAAAAATTAGAAATTGGTAGACCCAGTACCTATAAAACAGCAATAGAAGTAAACGTTTTAAGAGGTTATGTTGAGTTGGAAAAAACTAAAGCTGAATCAATGACAGTTAATGAATTAGGTTTAAAAGTTAATAGTTTTTTAGAAAAAAACTTTAAAAGTATTATAAATCTAGATTTTACTAAAGATATGGAAAAAGATTTAGACTTAATAGCTAATAATAAAATAGTTGATCATAAACAATACTTGAAAGACTTTTATTTAAAATTAGATAATTTATCTACTAACTATAATTTTGATGGTCTAAGGTGCTCAAAATGTCAAATAGGCTATATTTTAGATAGAGTTAGCAAAAAAGAAACAAAGTTTAAAGGTTGTTCAAATTACCCAAATTGTGATTTTATTAAGTTTAATCAACCAGATTATTCAAATAATAAGTCATGTGAAATTTGTAAAAACGGTTACATGATCGAAAGAAGTTATACTGATAAAAAAACCAAAAAAATTAAGAAATTTATGGGTTGTTCAAACTATCCAAGTTGTAAAAATACAATATTTTAA
- a CDS encoding GMP reductase produces MYAFDYEDIQLIPSMCVVNSRSECNTEVKLGKNTFKMPVMPANMASVINEELCEMLAKEGHFYVMHRFNVDSYAFTKRMNDAKLVSSISVGVKKEDYELIEKLAKDNVIPDYITIDIAHGHSLSVKNMIEHIRKHLQDRTFIIAGNVGTPHAVRDLEFWGADATKVGVGPGKVCITKLKTGFGTGGWQLGAIKWCSKAAHKPIIADGGLRVNGDIAKSIRFGATMCMVGSLFAAHEESPGANVTVDGELFKEYYGSASEYNKGEKRYVEGKKEIIKVRGKLMDTYREMQEDLQSSISYSGGKTLNDIKKVDYVILKTSNF; encoded by the coding sequence ATGTACGCTTTCGATTATGAAGATATACAACTTATACCAAGTATGTGTGTAGTTAACTCAAGAAGTGAATGTAACACAGAAGTAAAACTTGGAAAAAACACTTTTAAAATGCCAGTAATGCCAGCAAACATGGCTTCAGTTATAAATGAAGAATTATGTGAAATGCTTGCAAAAGAAGGACATTTTTACGTAATGCACCGTTTCAATGTGGATTCATACGCTTTCACAAAAAGAATGAACGATGCAAAATTAGTTTCATCAATTAGTGTTGGAGTTAAAAAAGAAGACTACGAATTGATTGAAAAATTAGCAAAAGATAATGTAATACCAGATTATATAACAATTGATATTGCTCACGGGCACTCATTAAGCGTTAAAAATATGATCGAACACATAAGAAAACACTTACAAGATAGAACTTTTATTATTGCAGGTAATGTTGGAACACCTCACGCAGTAAGAGATCTTGAATTTTGAGGAGCTGATGCAACTAAAGTTGGAGTTGGTCCTGGAAAAGTATGTATAACAAAGTTAAAAACTGGTTTTGGAACTGGTGGATGACAACTTGGAGCTATCAAATGATGTAGCAAAGCTGCTCATAAACCGATTATTGCAGATGGTGGTTTAAGAGTAAATGGAGATATTGCTAAATCAATAAGATTTGGAGCAACAATGTGTATGGTTGGTAGTTTATTTGCAGCCCATGAAGAATCACCAGGAGCTAACGTAACTGTTGATGGTGAATTATTTAAAGAATATTATGGTAGTGCAAGTGAATACAACAAAGGTGAAAAAAGATATGTTGAAGGTAAAAAAGAGATAATTAAAGTAAGAGGAAAATTAATGGACACTTACAGAGAAATGCAAGAAGATCTTCAGTCATCTATTTCTTACTCAGGTGGAAAAACTTTAAACGATATCAAAAAAGTTGATTATGTTATATTAAAAACAAGTAATTTCTAG
- a CDS encoding ferritin-like domain-containing protein, whose product MDKLVLSNLQDYINKHIEMQLNCFNLSKKCDEFGYPGFTHFFQVQAQDEFLHQRRIMNYILNNQQDYKIGSIEIKTFELKNIEGILKEYISLRKNFIIMTNEFTNNAKNKNDFATVKFYEWFAIDFYEEISEINDLLDWIKMSNGNHYEIDKKVLKRENPVTLEIISPFSPHLD is encoded by the coding sequence ATGGATAAATTAGTTTTAAGTAATTTACAAGATTACATTAACAAACACATTGAGATGCAATTAAACTGTTTTAATTTAAGTAAAAAATGTGATGAATTTGGTTATCCAGGGTTTACACATTTTTTTCAAGTACAAGCTCAAGATGAATTTTTACACCAAAGAAGAATTATGAATTATATTTTAAATAATCAACAAGATTATAAAATAGGTTCAATAGAAATAAAAACATTTGAATTAAAGAATATTGAAGGAATATTGAAGGAATATATTAGTTTAAGAAAAAATTTTATAATTATGACAAACGAGTTTACAAATAATGCAAAAAATAAAAATGATTTTGCAACAGTAAAATTTTATGAGTGGTTTGCAATTGATTTTTATGAAGAAATATCAGAAATAAACGATTTGCTAGATTGAATTAAGATGTCTAATGGAAATCATTATGAAATAGATAAAAAAGTATTAAAAAGAGAAAACCCAGTTACATTAGAAATAATTTCACCTTTTTCACCTCATTTAGATTAA
- a CDS encoding DUF4238 domain-containing protein produces MHQNNHYIQKAFIKEYFNSTNLFEYNHNKIVSKNVKNIFTENKLYLKTNGDNSLEIMFDKYIENEGIKLIRKIGNKEWNGEITRLESYKIRKYFLIHFLRHPIWLEKERIDKDSWIEMIKKVIEIDVASLIKKVDIDLFHLEEEDYYIFWFIKGSIMQFCDLEKENDFLLPANLCNQNCIDWTKKNNSLASEVLKVNPQDYISIYGMVSNKRLIVLSSTILVTLINKLLLDNINGIDKNNSLSINIPGIDQMIGFETPEIKHKNNNFKKSSNYSIIGSNDNNFRRNFTEYDEEDIFKYRIIKLNRKNNWIYKINMYKTFSYEPFIFKDLISQLSDLEYIEKSFNEIKSLKEYFGNSENDFIKKVKDEKFEHKFFIWKNIPDDSFRELMFFKEKIIEMINNKSK; encoded by the coding sequence ATGCATCAAAATAATCATTATATACAGAAAGCTTTTATTAAGGAATATTTTAATTCAACTAATTTATTTGAATATAATCATAATAAGATAGTAAGTAAAAATGTTAAAAATATTTTTACAGAAAATAAATTATATTTAAAAACTAATGGAGATAATTCATTGGAAATAATGTTTGATAAGTATATTGAAAATGAGGGTATAAAATTAATTAGAAAAATTGGAAATAAAGAGTGAAATGGAGAAATTACTAGGTTAGAAAGTTATAAAATTAGAAAATATTTTTTAATTCATTTTTTAAGACATCCAATTTGACTTGAAAAAGAAAGAATTGACAAAGATTCATGGATTGAAATGATAAAAAAAGTCATTGAAATAGATGTCGCTTCTCTTATAAAAAAGGTTGATATTGATTTATTTCATTTAGAAGAAGAAGATTATTATATATTTTGGTTTATAAAAGGAAGTATAATGCAATTTTGTGATTTGGAAAAAGAAAATGATTTTTTATTACCAGCCAATTTATGTAATCAAAATTGTATAGATTGAACGAAAAAAAACAATAGTTTAGCATCTGAAGTTTTAAAAGTAAATCCACAAGATTATATATCAATTTATGGAATGGTTAGTAATAAAAGACTGATTGTATTATCTAGTACAATATTAGTTACATTAATTAATAAATTATTATTAGATAATATAAATGGTATTGATAAAAATAATTCATTGAGTATAAATATCCCAGGAATTGATCAAATGATAGGCTTTGAAACACCTGAAATTAAGCACAAAAATAATAATTTTAAAAAATCTAGTAATTATTCAATTATAGGTAGTAATGATAATAATTTCAGAAGAAATTTTACAGAATATGATGAAGAGGACATTTTTAAATATAGAATAATTAAATTGAATAGAAAAAATAATTGAATATATAAAATAAATATGTACAAAACTTTTAGTTATGAACCCTTTATTTTTAAAGATTTAATTAGCCAATTAAGTGATCTTGAATATATTGAAAAGAGTTTTAATGAGATTAAAAGTCTAAAAGAATATTTTGGTAATTCAGAAAATGATTTTATAAAAAAAGTTAAAGATGAAAAGTTTGAACACAAATTTTTCATCTGAAAAAATATACCAGATGATTCTTTTAGAGAATTAATGTTTTTTAAAGAAAAAATAATTGAAATGATTAATAATAAATCTAAATAA
- a CDS encoding FMN-dependent NADH-azoreductase — MSKKVLVITGTVSPAEKSFSLSLTNRFVEEYKALNPNDEIINLDLNKEEMAHKTLSRDNFGTYFNEQDALKYINQLKEVDKVIISSPMNNFNVSGLIKNYLDHVLLADQTFSYKYVKQGDAKGLLEHLTVQILTTQGAPFGWYPWGNHTEFLKGTWEFVGAKVNEPILFAGTKIAPVSTMNPDEAINQIADKIVSAAKMF; from the coding sequence ATGTCAAAAAAAGTTTTAGTAATAACAGGAACAGTTAGTCCTGCCGAAAAATCATTTTCATTATCTTTAACAAATAGATTTGTTGAAGAATATAAAGCTTTAAATCCAAATGATGAAATCATTAATTTAGACTTAAACAAAGAAGAAATGGCTCACAAAACTCTATCAAGAGATAATTTTGGTACATATTTTAATGAACAAGATGCATTAAAATACATTAACCAATTAAAAGAAGTTGATAAAGTAATCATTTCAAGTCCAATGAATAACTTTAACGTTTCAGGACTAATTAAAAACTATTTAGATCACGTATTATTAGCAGATCAAACATTTTCATATAAATATGTAAAACAAGGAGATGCTAAAGGATTATTAGAACACTTAACTGTTCAAATATTAACAACTCAAGGTGCACCTTTTGGATGATATCCATGAGGAAATCACACTGAATTCTTAAAAGGAACATGAGAATTTGTTGGTGCAAAAGTAAATGAACCTATTTTATTTGCAGGAACAAAAATAGCTCCAGTTTCAACAATGAATCCAGATGAAGCAATCAACCAAATAGCAGATAAAATCGTTTCAGCTGCTAAAATGTTTTAG
- a CDS encoding relaxase MobL yields the protein MKKAPGVIFKTLNFNQPIDPVTKEVRNKSKKSRDNYYKSGDYLNYISRPDAVFNLDIDDEQVKLLNTLRTGSKEEKVKYNKMLEEINKNFKSTGIYSKNGLMSIEEVKELKKDMKNLDDKQVFWDTIISFSDDFIKENNLYTPEKVQKALNVELKSFFSDNGMDFEKVNWFFAMHTNTDNNHIHLGFFEKESTSYEYVLDSNKDKVLNKYGKPKRRRVWKQNGMLYSKTEFRAGLDINIRNQQKDNFKFLESQRNLRDRFEISWNQFSNTINTSWKDAKQIYVDINKSKVNLIDKIELFSNQLKQKLKLNFGSFKDIPLKKITYGSKFISDLDRKKLDEITLDFINSDINLKKEYDIFIEENNKKAEEFCQIYSNYELENVDLEIEEKNFILTTQDLLKDEKDWNLKDPIEKIKYRKLKYRNEHIKSLNAQGYFQGILPAFGNKILKKIIWNWKKEKYKSKRSYVGSNLFNPNGISNNKKYFSSLLYMPKNLFQMIQKEKKKARQSAMSIIKDETKQRNRLIKERRFYNGIDY from the coding sequence ATGAAAAAAGCACCTGGTGTTATTTTTAAGACTTTAAATTTTAATCAACCAATTGATCCAGTAACAAAAGAAGTAAGAAATAAGAGTAAGAAATCTAGAGATAATTACTATAAATCTGGTGACTATTTAAACTATATTTCTAGACCTGATGCTGTTTTTAATCTAGATATAGATGATGAACAAGTAAAACTATTAAATACTTTAAGAACTGGATCAAAAGAAGAAAAAGTTAAATATAATAAAATGCTTGAAGAAATAAACAAAAACTTTAAAAGTACAGGAATTTATTCAAAAAATGGATTAATGAGTATAGAAGAAGTAAAAGAATTAAAAAAAGATATGAAAAACTTAGATGATAAACAAGTTTTTTGAGATACTATTATCTCTTTTTCAGATGATTTTATTAAAGAAAATAATCTTTATACACCTGAAAAAGTTCAAAAAGCACTAAATGTTGAACTTAAAAGTTTTTTTAGTGATAATGGTATGGACTTTGAAAAAGTAAACTGATTTTTTGCAATGCATACAAATACCGACAATAATCATATTCATTTGGGTTTTTTTGAAAAAGAATCTACTAGCTATGAATATGTTTTAGACAGTAATAAAGATAAGGTTTTAAATAAGTATGGAAAACCTAAAAGAAGAAGGGTTTGAAAACAAAATGGTATGCTTTATTCTAAAACTGAATTTAGAGCTGGACTAGATATAAATATCAGAAATCAACAAAAAGACAATTTTAAATTTTTAGAAAGTCAGCGTAATTTAAGAGATAGATTTGAAATATCATGAAATCAATTTTCTAACACTATAAATACTTCATGAAAAGATGCAAAACAAATTTATGTTGATATTAATAAAAGCAAGGTTAATTTAATTGATAAAATTGAATTATTTTCTAATCAATTAAAACAAAAATTAAAGCTAAATTTTGGAAGTTTTAAAGATATTCCTTTAAAGAAAATTACTTATGGATCTAAATTTATAAGTGATCTAGATAGAAAAAAATTAGATGAAATTACTTTAGATTTTATTAACAGTGATATTAACTTAAAAAAAGAATATGACATTTTTATTGAAGAAAATAACAAAAAAGCAGAAGAGTTTTGTCAAATTTATTCAAACTATGAATTAGAAAATGTTGATCTAGAAATTGAAGAAAAAAACTTTATTTTAACTACACAAGATTTATTAAAAGATGAAAAAGATTGAAATTTAAAAGATCCAATTGAAAAAATTAAATATAGAAAACTTAAATATAGAAATGAACATATAAAATCATTAAATGCTCAAGGTTATTTTCAAGGTATTTTACCTGCTTTTGGAAATAAAATATTAAAAAAAATTATTTGAAATTGAAAAAAAGAAAAATATAAGTCTAAAAGAAGTTATGTTGGAAGTAATTTATTTAATCCAAATGGGATAAGTAACAACAAAAAATACTTTTCTTCTCTTTTATATATGCCCAAAAACTTATTTCAAATGATTCAAAAAGAGAAAAAAAAGGCAAGACAATCTGCTATGAGTATTATAAAAGATGAAACAAAACAGAGAAATAGATTAATTAAGGAAAGAAGGTTTTATAATGGAATTGATTATTAA
- a CDS encoding type IA DNA topoisomerase: MTKLVILESPGKIKKVSQFLKEIDKNNNYIVKASIGHVRELSNENDFNMGINLKQMMPIYKISNDKKQVVNELIEQAKNVKEIIIATDPDREGEAIAFHLFEILKEYNNNFKRMRLNAITKECIQKELNNLNGINQSYVNSALTRQILDRMVGFRISPILQKTTGAASAGRVQSAVLKILCNRQKEIEVFDKKQYFYIQDETIRDIVFKNYVYNENNKLVINKIFDKQKAIELKNTLTDNFVVKEIKETKFEENNFKPFSTADLLKAAKSKLKLKTKETTQLAQSLYEKGLITYIRTDSNNLDHETEQNLVKFIINHFGQDKLDKLIKTQTKETDQEGHPAITPTHFEWLVENIDSHCNDQLNDKEKNLYWLIWQNTINSIYQKPSGIKKEVFLENNKSIFYANLKQYTSKGYYEIDKSLELAKKLNLITLKMINWMQIV; encoded by the coding sequence ATGACTAAACTAGTTATATTAGAATCACCAGGTAAAATTAAAAAAGTAAGTCAATTTTTAAAAGAAATTGACAAAAATAACAATTATATTGTTAAAGCTTCAATTGGACATGTTAGAGAACTTTCAAATGAAAATGACTTTAATATGGGAATCAATCTAAAGCAAATGATGCCAATTTATAAAATTTCAAATGATAAAAAACAAGTTGTAAATGAATTAATTGAACAAGCAAAAAATGTAAAAGAAATAATTATTGCAACAGATCCAGATAGAGAAGGAGAAGCGATTGCTTTTCATTTATTTGAAATTTTAAAAGAATATAATAATAATTTTAAAAGAATGAGATTAAATGCCATTACAAAAGAATGTATTCAAAAAGAGTTAAATAACTTAAATGGAATAAATCAAAGTTATGTAAACAGTGCTCTTACAAGACAAATTTTAGATAGAATGGTTGGATTTAGAATTTCTCCAATTTTGCAAAAAACTACTGGAGCTGCAAGTGCAGGAAGAGTTCAAAGTGCAGTGTTAAAAATATTGTGCAATAGACAAAAAGAAATCGAAGTTTTTGATAAAAAACAATATTTTTATATACAAGATGAAACCATTAGAGACATTGTTTTTAAAAATTACGTTTATAATGAAAATAACAAATTAGTAATTAATAAAATTTTTGATAAGCAAAAAGCAATAGAGTTAAAGAATACTTTAACTGATAATTTTGTTGTAAAAGAGATAAAAGAAACTAAATTTGAAGAAAATAACTTTAAACCATTTTCAACAGCGGACTTATTAAAAGCAGCTAAATCTAAATTAAAGTTAAAAACTAAAGAAACTACTCAATTGGCTCAAAGTTTGTATGAAAAAGGATTAATAACTTATATTAGAACTGACTCTAATAATTTAGATCATGAAACTGAACAAAATTTAGTTAAATTTATTATTAATCATTTTGGACAAGATAAATTGGACAAACTTATTAAAACTCAAACTAAAGAAACAGATCAAGAAGGACATCCTGCAATCACACCAACCCATTTTGAATGACTTGTTGAAAATATAGATAGTCATTGTAATGATCAATTAAACGATAAAGAAAAAAATTTATACTGATTAATATGGCAAAATACTATAAATTCAATTTATCAAAAGCCTAGTGGTATTAAAAAAGAAGTTTTCTTAGAAAACAATAAAAGTATTTTTTATGCAAATTTAAAACAATATACTAGTAAAGGTTACTATGAAATTGATAAAAGTTTAGAATTAGCTAAAAAATTGAATTTAATTACTTTAAAGATGATAAATTGAATGCAAATTGTTTAG